From Haloarcula hispanica ATCC 33960, the proteins below share one genomic window:
- a CDS encoding DoxX family membrane protein gives MSYQAANPLADDFELELGGAWTAYWLAFLRVVTGWWFFHAGVTKLIENGLAYSYGPTYLKQMTGTALGPLPVLMGEYLGWLIQAMVPLGETLIGLGLMVGALVRLASVFGVFFMALFWIGNAEFGHGLVNSDFMGMLLFMTMIVLATGRYYGLDAIIEKTTLVKRHPKLRYLLG, from the coding sequence ATGTCCTATCAAGCGGCGAACCCCCTGGCAGACGACTTCGAGCTCGAGCTCGGCGGGGCCTGGACCGCATACTGGCTGGCGTTCCTGCGTGTCGTAACCGGCTGGTGGTTCTTCCACGCAGGCGTAACGAAGCTCATCGAGAACGGGCTGGCCTACAGCTACGGGCCGACGTATCTCAAGCAGATGACTGGCACGGCACTCGGTCCGCTCCCCGTGCTGATGGGCGAATACCTTGGCTGGCTCATTCAGGCAATGGTCCCGCTGGGCGAGACGCTCATCGGGCTGGGACTGATGGTCGGCGCGCTAGTCAGGCTCGCCTCCGTCTTCGGGGTCTTCTTCATGGCCCTGTTCTGGATCGGCAACGCGGAGTTCGGCCACGGGCTGGTCAACAGCGACTTCATGGGCATGCTGCTGTTCATGACGATGATCGTGCTGGCTACCGGTCGCTACTACGGCCTCGACGCGATCATCGAGAAGACCACACTGGTCAAACGACACCCGAAACTGAGGTACCTGCTCGGCTAA
- a CDS encoding metal-dependent hydrolase, whose protein sequence is MPSLVVHYAFVGLLAATLLGAAFDKRSLLLSILVVTFPDVDAFVGLYWQAGHRAATTNLVIPAVLALLIAVDLYVRDDSYIRGRWGAYGVRVSWFCVVVYAVGHVLLDMITGGANLFWPLYDQFYQLSGHLELSSQRGIVQTFVELPEPSSQASGGTGTGGSGGSTTQSMGNSSEVQMSTGIDPNPGQPEPENVDRVFPIARSGWELVVLVVGTLATTARLVIGHDLPEE, encoded by the coding sequence ATGCCTTCGCTGGTGGTTCACTACGCCTTCGTTGGGTTACTCGCCGCAACGCTGCTGGGTGCTGCATTCGACAAGCGGTCGCTGCTCCTTTCAATACTTGTTGTCACGTTTCCCGATGTAGACGCGTTCGTGGGCCTCTACTGGCAGGCCGGCCACCGGGCTGCGACGACGAACCTCGTCATCCCCGCGGTGCTGGCGCTCCTCATCGCAGTTGACCTGTACGTGCGCGACGACTCGTATATCAGGGGCCGATGGGGGGCCTACGGTGTTCGAGTCAGTTGGTTCTGTGTCGTGGTGTATGCGGTGGGCCACGTCCTGCTTGACATGATTACGGGCGGTGCGAACCTCTTCTGGCCGCTGTACGACCAGTTCTATCAGCTCAGCGGCCATCTGGAGCTGTCGAGCCAGCGCGGCATCGTCCAGACGTTCGTCGAACTGCCCGAGCCGTCTTCTCAGGCTTCCGGTGGCACCGGCACGGGCGGGAGCGGCGGGTCGACCACGCAGTCGATGGGCAACTCCAGCGAGGTACAGATGAGTACCGGCATCGACCCGAATCCGGGACAACCGGAACCAGAAAACGTCGACCGCGTGTTCCCCATCGCCCGAAGCGGCTGGGAACTGGTCGTCCTCGTCGTTGGGACGCTCGCCACCACCGCTCGCCTCGTTATCGGCCACGACCTCCCGGAGGAGTAA
- a CDS encoding protein sorting system archaetidylserine synthase (This PssA-like phosphatidyltransferase, along with a PssD-like decarboxylase, is required in Haloarchaea for the archaeosortase ArtA to replace the PGF-CTERM sorting signal with a C-terminal lipid anchor.) — protein MGFEVRRRLSVADTVTLFNAVVGFVAGAIAFTDPHLAARLILLAVIADAIDGIVARNGDSSAVGPLLDSVTDVVSFGATPSLFLYVLLTDAYGGIESAHPAVFVGLALLASAYVVCSIVRTAFYSTYFDSPDERPGMPNTLGSIIIATAYLSGVTNPLVLSVGALGLSLAMIAPFDYPKPGPKHAIPMGVVQAVAVVAPAAFFRAGPRAMLAISLLFFALGPWVYSGE, from the coding sequence ATGGGCTTCGAGGTACGCCGACGACTCAGTGTCGCCGACACGGTGACGTTGTTCAACGCCGTCGTCGGGTTTGTCGCCGGAGCCATCGCCTTCACCGACCCGCATCTGGCCGCTCGGCTCATTCTGCTGGCTGTTATCGCCGACGCTATCGACGGGATCGTCGCCCGGAACGGCGACAGTTCGGCGGTCGGCCCGCTGCTCGACTCTGTGACTGACGTGGTCTCCTTCGGCGCGACACCGAGCCTCTTTCTGTACGTGCTGTTGACAGACGCCTACGGCGGCATCGAGTCCGCCCACCCGGCCGTGTTCGTCGGCCTCGCCCTGCTCGCCTCCGCGTACGTCGTGTGCTCTATCGTCCGGACCGCGTTCTACTCGACGTACTTCGATTCTCCCGACGAGCGGCCGGGTATGCCGAACACGCTCGGGAGTATCATCATCGCGACGGCGTATCTGAGCGGCGTCACGAACCCGCTCGTGCTGAGTGTCGGCGCGCTCGGCCTCTCGCTTGCGATGATCGCGCCCTTCGACTACCCCAAGCCAGGGCCGAAACACGCCATCCCGATGGGTGTCGTGCAGGCTGTCGCCGTCGTCGCACCAGCGGCGTTCTTCCGGGCTGGGCCGCGGGCGATGCTCGCCATCTCGCTGCTGTTTTTCGCGCTTGGGCCGTGGGTCTACTCCGGAGAGTAA